A single genomic interval of Bradyrhizobium sp. sBnM-33 harbors:
- a CDS encoding YciI family protein: MLYAILCYHDEDTVGSWTKEQDAAVMKKLTVVQDKLAKQGRLGPVARLLPTTAATTLRKDDPPLVLDGPYAETKEQLLGFYVVDCKDLDEALGVARDLGAANPGGAYEIRPVGHFTAGSVQP, encoded by the coding sequence ATGCTGTACGCCATTCTTTGCTATCACGATGAAGACACCGTCGGTTCCTGGACCAAGGAACAGGACGCCGCGGTCATGAAGAAATTGACCGTCGTGCAGGACAAACTGGCCAAACAGGGCCGGCTCGGTCCGGTGGCGCGGCTGTTGCCGACCACGGCGGCGACCACGCTGCGCAAGGACGATCCGCCGCTGGTGCTCGACGGCCCCTATGCCGAAACCAAGGAACAATTGCTCGGCTTCTATGTCGTCGACTGCAAGGACCTCGACGAGGCGCTCGGCGTCGCCCGCGATCTCGGCGCGGCCAATCCCGGCGGCGCCTACGAGATCCGTCCCGTCGGCCATTTCACGGCGGGGAGTGTGCAGCCATGA
- a CDS encoding RNA polymerase sigma factor, with translation MTDTAWIDAALTSARPQAVGALLRYFRNLDTAEEAFQNACLRALKSWPQNGPPRDPAAWLIMVGRNVAIDDIRRGKKQTPLPEDEAISDLDDAEEELAERLDGSHYRDDILRLLFICCHPDLPATQQIALALRIVSGLTVKQIARAFLVSEAAMEQRITRAKARVADANVPFETPGAVERSERLASVAAMIYLIFNEGYSASGDTAEIRKPLCEEAIRLARLLLRLFQSEPEIMGLTALLLLQHARADARFDADGAVILLDDQDRSKWNKALIAEGLALIDKAMRHRRSGPYQVQAAIAALHARAEKPEDTDWTQIDLLYGALEIMQPSPVVTLNRAVAVSKVKGPQAALDMIEPLAQRLSNYFHFFGVRGAFLMQLGRNDEARVAFDRAIALANTSAEAAHIRMHLDRLQRDSQPRGKKAGK, from the coding sequence ATGACCGATACCGCCTGGATCGATGCCGCTCTGACTTCGGCTCGCCCCCAGGCGGTCGGCGCGCTGCTGCGCTATTTCCGTAACCTCGATACCGCCGAGGAAGCCTTTCAGAACGCCTGCCTGCGCGCGCTGAAGAGCTGGCCGCAGAACGGCCCGCCGCGCGATCCCGCGGCGTGGCTGATCATGGTCGGCCGCAATGTCGCGATCGACGACATCAGGCGCGGCAAGAAGCAGACGCCGTTGCCCGAGGACGAGGCGATCTCCGACCTCGACGACGCCGAGGAGGAGCTTGCCGAACGGCTCGACGGCTCGCATTACCGCGACGACATCCTGCGGCTGTTGTTCATCTGCTGCCATCCGGACCTGCCGGCGACGCAGCAGATCGCGCTGGCGCTGCGCATCGTCTCGGGTCTCACGGTGAAGCAGATCGCGCGCGCGTTCCTGGTCTCCGAAGCCGCGATGGAGCAGCGCATCACCCGGGCGAAGGCAAGGGTGGCGGATGCCAACGTGCCGTTCGAAACGCCCGGCGCGGTGGAGCGCTCCGAGCGCCTCGCCTCGGTTGCCGCCATGATCTACCTGATCTTCAATGAGGGGTATTCGGCGAGCGGCGACACCGCCGAGATTCGCAAGCCCCTGTGCGAGGAAGCGATCCGGCTGGCGCGGCTGTTGCTGCGGTTGTTCCAAAGCGAGCCCGAGATCATGGGGCTGACCGCGCTGTTGCTGCTGCAGCATGCGCGGGCTGATGCGCGATTCGATGCCGATGGCGCGGTGATCCTGCTCGACGACCAGGACCGTTCGAAATGGAATAAGGCTCTGATCGCCGAGGGGCTGGCGCTGATCGACAAGGCGATGCGCCATCGCCGCAGCGGCCCCTATCAGGTGCAGGCCGCGATCGCAGCGCTGCATGCCCGCGCCGAAAAGCCCGAGGATACCGACTGGACCCAGATCGACCTGCTCTATGGCGCGCTGGAGATCATGCAGCCGTCACCGGTGGTGACCTTGAACCGCGCGGTCGCGGTTTCCAAGGTGAAAGGGCCGCAAGCTGCCCTCGACATGATCGAGCCCTTAGCGCAGCGACTGTCGAACTATTTTCACTTCTTCGGCGTGCGCGGCGCCTTCCTGATGCAGCTCGGCCGCAACGACGAGGCCCGCGTGGCGTTCGACCGCGCGATCGCGCTCGCGAACACCTCGGCCGAAGCCGCCCACATCCGCATGCACCTCGACCGCCTGCAGCGCGACAGCCAGCCCCGCGGCAAAAAGGCGGGGAAGTAA
- a CDS encoding DoxX family protein, giving the protein MSVITETAPVSNPARWMGRILSGLVILFLMIDGAIKLVPWPVVTETMDPMGYGSSDALMRGLGAITIVCTVLYAIPPTSILGAILLTGYLGGAIASHVRIDSPLFTHTLFGLYLGLMLWGGLWLRDKNLRSVIPFRH; this is encoded by the coding sequence ATGTCCGTCATCACCGAGACCGCGCCTGTCTCAAACCCGGCACGCTGGATGGGCCGCATCCTCTCTGGCCTTGTCATCCTGTTCCTGATGATCGACGGCGCCATCAAGCTGGTGCCGTGGCCGGTCGTCACCGAAACCATGGACCCGATGGGGTACGGTTCGAGCGATGCGCTGATGCGCGGCCTCGGCGCCATCACCATCGTTTGCACAGTGCTCTATGCCATTCCGCCGACCTCGATCCTCGGCGCGATCCTGCTCACCGGCTATCTCGGCGGTGCGATCGCCTCGCACGTTCGCATCGACAGCCCGTTGTTCACACATACGCTGTTCGGACTCTATCTCGGCCTGATGCTGTGGGGCGGGCTGTGGCTGCGCGACAAAAACCTGCGCAGCGTGATCCCCTTTCGCCACTGA
- a CDS encoding SRPBCC family protein produces MLEVIAVIAVILAIAIAVVLILAATKPSSLRVQRAVSIKAPPEEIFPLISDFHQWLTWSPYEQKDPAMKRTYGGAERGKGAVYAWDGDKNVGSGRMEILEATAPQKIVIKLDFFRPFEGHNTAEFIMLPQGDGTHVTWLMHGPANFMSRLIQVFMNLDRMIGRDFEAGLANLKTITER; encoded by the coding sequence ATGCTGGAAGTCATTGCCGTCATCGCCGTCATACTGGCAATTGCCATCGCCGTGGTGCTCATTCTCGCCGCCACCAAGCCGAGCTCGTTGCGGGTGCAGCGCGCAGTCAGCATCAAGGCGCCGCCGGAAGAGATCTTTCCGCTGATCTCCGACTTTCACCAGTGGTTGACCTGGTCGCCCTACGAGCAGAAGGATCCGGCAATGAAGCGCACCTATGGCGGTGCGGAGCGTGGCAAGGGCGCCGTCTATGCCTGGGACGGTGACAAGAATGTCGGTTCCGGCCGTATGGAAATTCTCGAAGCCACCGCGCCGCAAAAGATCGTCATCAAGCTCGATTTCTTCAGGCCGTTCGAAGGCCACAACACCGCCGAGTTCATAATGCTGCCGCAGGGCGATGGCACCCATGTCACATGGCTGATGCATGGTCCGGCGAACTTCATGTCGAGGCTGATCCAGGTGTTCATGAACCTGGATCGTATGATCGGCAGGGATTTCGAAGCCGGTCTCGCCAATCTGAAGACGATTACCGAGAGATGA
- a CDS encoding VOC family protein, which translates to MQINPYLFYNGNCQEALKYYEKVLGAQIGAMFPYEDAPPDMPTPPDWKKKLMHASITIDGEVLMASDATPGDYHQPQGFAVSLQVEDPADAERRFNALAEGGTVRMPFGKTFFSNGFGMCVDKFGIPWMVNCPKEDM; encoded by the coding sequence ATGCAGATCAATCCTTATCTATTCTACAACGGCAACTGCCAAGAAGCGCTGAAGTATTATGAGAAGGTCCTCGGCGCCCAGATCGGGGCGATGTTTCCTTATGAGGATGCGCCGCCGGACATGCCGACTCCGCCGGATTGGAAGAAGAAGCTGATGCATGCGAGCATTACGATCGACGGCGAGGTGCTGATGGCCTCCGATGCCACGCCTGGCGATTACCATCAGCCGCAGGGCTTTGCCGTCTCGCTGCAGGTCGAGGATCCGGCGGACGCCGAACGCCGGTTCAATGCGCTCGCCGAAGGCGGCACGGTGCGAATGCCCTTCGGCAAGACCTTCTTCTCCAACGGCTTCGGCATGTGCGTCGACAAGTTCGGCATTCCCTGGATGGTCAACTGCCCGAAGGAAGACATGTGA
- a CDS encoding SDR family NAD(P)-dependent oxidoreductase has protein sequence MAHSAQKVVLVTGAARGIGLATAKRFLADGWQVALLDIEGELLRGAVAGLADPDNTLALHCDVSDTQAVANAVAAVSERFGRLDALVNNAGIAVFAPLLDTSDDDWNRILQVNLTGPFLCVKAAAPLMREHGGGAMVNVTSISAVRASTLRSAYGTSKAGLAHLTKQLAVELASLGIRVNAVAPGPIETAMAKQVHTPEIRADYHDAIPLNRYGLEEELAEAIFFLCSDRASYITGQILAVDGGFDAAGIGLPTLRGQRRNG, from the coding sequence ATGGCCCATTCCGCGCAAAAAGTTGTTCTCGTCACCGGCGCCGCGCGCGGCATCGGGCTTGCGACGGCGAAACGCTTTCTGGCCGACGGCTGGCAGGTGGCGCTGCTCGACATCGAAGGCGAATTGCTGCGCGGCGCGGTCGCCGGCCTCGCCGACCCCGACAATACGCTGGCGCTGCATTGCGACGTCTCCGACACCCAGGCAGTCGCGAACGCCGTGGCGGCAGTGAGCGAGCGTTTCGGCCGGCTTGACGCACTGGTCAACAATGCCGGGATCGCGGTGTTCGCGCCGCTGCTCGACACATCGGATGACGACTGGAACCGCATCCTGCAGGTCAACCTCACCGGTCCGTTCCTGTGCGTCAAGGCGGCGGCGCCATTGATGCGGGAACATGGCGGCGGCGCGATGGTCAACGTCACCTCAATCTCGGCAGTGCGCGCCTCCACGCTGCGCTCGGCGTACGGCACCAGCAAGGCGGGGCTTGCGCATCTGACCAAACAGCTCGCAGTCGAATTGGCTTCGCTCGGCATTCGCGTCAATGCCGTGGCGCCCGGCCCGATCGAGACCGCGATGGCAAAACAGGTCCACACGCCGGAAATTCGCGCCGACTATCACGACGCCATTCCGCTCAACCGCTACGGCCTCGAAGAGGAACTGGCGGAAGCGATCTTCTTCCTGTGCAGCGATCGCGCAAGCTACATCACCGGGCAGATCCTCGCCGTCGATGGCGGTTTTGATGCCGCCGGCATTGGTCTGCCGACGCTGCGGGGCCAGCGGCGGAACGGGTAG